In Flavobacterium enshiense, the genomic stretch GCTTAATGCTTTATTGATAGCCAATACCAATAATTGTGCATTAACATCATCCAAACCGGAAACTAAAACACCTTTTCCGGCCGCAGCTTTTAATTGTTGTGCTGCTTTCATTACCGCTTCTTCCTGCTTGCCTAAATTAGCTCCGCCTGCAGAACCGCCAGTAATGACATTATATATTTTAACTAAAGCATGTTTTTGCTCAGTAACTGTCAAAGGAATTCGTTTGTCAGCATTAGCACCTGCCAAAGACATATTTGCTTCGATCTGGATATGCTTAGACATCTTGCCGTTTTTAGGCATACGTCCTTTTCCATAACCTGCATCATATCCACCACCTTGCCAATCACCTAAGAAATCTGCTCCAATTGAAACGATAACATCAGCTTTTGCAAAGTCATACTCTGCCAAAGCTCTTTCTCCGTAAACCATTTGGAAAGCATCCAAAGCAGTAGAAGAAGAAACCGCATCATAAGTTACATGTTTAGCTGTTGGGTTTTTTGCAATGAAATCAGCAATCAATCTGTCAGTAGAAGGGCTCGACATAGTATTAGTCAATAATACTACCTGACCTCCTTTAGCTTTAGCTTCTGCCAAGCTTTTTGCAACTGCAGCATTTACATCTGACCAAGAAGCGTCTTTACCAGCAATCTTTGGTTGTTTCACACGCATGCTGTCATATAACGACAACACAGAAGCATGAACCCTTGCATTTGCACCAAACTTTGCATTTGGTAAATTATTATTTTCTACTTTAATAGGACGACCTTCACGGGTTTTGATCAAGATGTTAGCAAAATCAAATCCATCCATCATCGTCGTTGCATAATAATCTGCAACTCCAGGAATGATTTCTTCAGGTTGAACTACATAAGGAATAGACTTAACAACCGGACCTTCACACGCAGCTAAAGAAGCTGCTGCTGTAGAAAATCCAACGTATTTCAAAAAGTCACGACGAGTTGTTGATGAAGCAGACAGCGTAGCTGCATCTCCAAGAAATTCATCTGTAGGAATTTCTTCAACAAATTCATTGTTTCTTAGCGTCTCAACAATAGAACTATTTTGGTCTAGTTCTTCAACACTTTTCCAGTATTTTTTGTTTGATGCCATTGTATATAAATATTAGCTTCTTAATTTATTATTAATAGTGACACTTACCACATTCTAAACCTCCCATTTGTGCAGCTGTCAATTTGTCTACACCGTATTTTTTAGAAAGTTCTTCGTGAATTTTCGCGTAGTATTCGTTACCCTCTACTTTTACATCTGTTTCTCTGTGACAGTTAACACACCATCCCATAGTCAACGGCTGATCCTGTTTCATGATTTCAAAAGTCTCAACTTTACCGTGACATTTCTGACACTCTACTCCAGCAACAGATACGTGTTGAGAGTGGTTGAAGTAAACGAAATCCGGAAGATTGTGAACACGAACCCATTTTACCGGCTTAACTTTACCAGTATAACTCTGTGTGTTTTTATCCCATCCCACAGCATCGTATAACTTCTGGATTTCAGCAGTGTAAAACTCTTTCGAATAGTCAACATATGAAGAATCTTTGTCACCCTGGAATTCAGAAATATTTTTATGACAATTCATACAAACATTCAACGAAGGAATACCGGCAGTCTTACTTACTCTCGCAGAAGAGTGACAGTATTTACATTCAATTTTATTATCACCCGCGTGGATTTTGTGTGAATAATGAATTGGCTGAATAGGCTCATAATTTTGATCTACTCCAATTTGCATCAAATATCCATAGATAAAATACATACCTATCAAAATCATCACAATAGAAGAAACCAAAACTAAAAACTGATTTTTAGCGAATGCTTTCCAAAGCGGAAGTGACTTTTCTTTTGCAGGAACTTCTACACCATTAGCAGCAGCGATCTTATTAAGCACATTCTTAACAAAGAACAACATTGCCACCAACATCATCAAAACAACCGCCAAGACGCCCAATATCAGATTATTGGAAACACCACCCTCCTGAGCAGCGCCCGGCGCAGCAGCAGTAACCGCAGCAGCTGGAGCTTCTTCCTTAACAGAAGTATATGCTAAAATATTATCGATATCCTCTGTAGATAACTGAGGAAAACCAGGCATTGGAGTCTTATTAAACTCTTCAAATATCTTAACCGCATCTGCATCACCGGATTTGATCACTTCGGCACTATTGTGCACCCATTTGTAAATCCACTCCTTGTCATACTTATCTGCAACACCACGTAAGGCAGGCCCCGTAGATTTTGCATCAAGTTTATGACACGCAGCACAGTTTGTATTAAAAATTGCTTTCCCTTTCGCTGGATCACCAGCACCGGCCGCAGGAGCAGCCGCATCTTGGGCTAAAGAACTCAGCGACAGCGACAATACCATCGCAAGGCTGAATATTAATTTTTTTGAAAACGAATTATGGTTACCCACTTTTTTCATAATTAAAAGATTATCAACTAAATTTAGCACTGTTCTTCACAGATAAGAACAAGCCTTATTTAAAAACTGGCACAAAAATACGACTTATGAGCTATTATCAAAACCTTAAATTTATCATAAATTGTAATTTATACCAATTCTAAATAAATTGAAGTTTTCAGATTGAATGTTTTAATTGTATTTTTGTTCCAAATCAACTTATTATGAGAATTTTAAGAACCCAATCTATTTTAGCTTTTTTTATTTTATCCTCTTTTTCAGGCTTTAAAGCCTATTCACAACCTTCCAAAATTAACATTGTACAGGATCCGAAGTTCGAAATGCTCTTGAACGAAAAGAGAAAAATAAACTCGTCCATCACTGTTAATGACAGGTATAAGGTTCAGATTTTTTACGGAACCAACGAAGA encodes the following:
- a CDS encoding c-type cytochrome, with product MKKVGNHNSFSKKLIFSLAMVLSLSLSSLAQDAAAPAAGAGDPAKGKAIFNTNCAACHKLDAKSTGPALRGVADKYDKEWIYKWVHNSAEVIKSGDADAVKIFEEFNKTPMPGFPQLSTEDIDNILAYTSVKEEAPAAAVTAAAPGAAQEGGVSNNLILGVLAVVLMMLVAMLFFVKNVLNKIAAANGVEVPAKEKSLPLWKAFAKNQFLVLVSSIVMILIGMYFIYGYLMQIGVDQNYEPIQPIHYSHKIHAGDNKIECKYCHSSARVSKTAGIPSLNVCMNCHKNISEFQGDKDSSYVDYSKEFYTAEIQKLYDAVGWDKNTQSYTGKVKPVKWVRVHNLPDFVYFNHSQHVSVAGVECQKCHGKVETFEIMKQDQPLTMGWCVNCHRETDVKVEGNEYYAKIHEELSKKYGVDKLTAAQMGGLECGKCHY
- a CDS encoding SPOR domain-containing protein, whose translation is MRILRTQSILAFFILSSFSGFKAYSQPSKINIVQDPKFEMLLNEKRKINSSITVNDRYKVQIFYGTNEEAKKNLSQFKKEFRNLDGTIIYSNPSYKVWVGTFKTRIEAEKNYKEILKKYPTALLIRPNK